In Phragmitibacter flavus, the following are encoded in one genomic region:
- a CDS encoding ABC transporter permease, whose translation MNALLNLLHLAWKQLTRHRVRSLLTVIGVASGMFLFTAVETMQRSLSVATEATAADTTLVVYRQNRFCPSTSRLPEHYAEEIRRIEGVREVIPVQIVVNNCGASLDVITFRGVPEGLLTKFAPEISVISGGFDDWAKRDDGALLGEVFAMRRGLKPGDRFDAAGVKVQVSGVIRSPFAQDNNVGYVKLPFLQQASRAGLGIVTQFNVRVHNAADLDRVARAIDERFRTDQQPTDTKPEKAFFAETASELIELIEFTRWLGVGAVLAVAALVANALLLIVRGRVKENAVLRTLGYPGRAIAALVIGEGGFLGLMGGLAGVGLSAAFLRWQSFTFGNEGQTLAIQPDATVIATGITFALMLGIAASLWPAWQAMSQSIVKNLRS comes from the coding sequence ATGAATGCTTTACTCAATCTTCTCCACCTTGCCTGGAAACAGCTGACGCGGCATCGCGTCCGTTCTTTGCTCACGGTGATCGGCGTTGCTTCCGGGATGTTCTTGTTCACTGCGGTTGAAACCATGCAACGCTCGCTGTCAGTCGCCACCGAGGCCACCGCAGCCGACACCACCCTTGTTGTCTATCGTCAAAACCGCTTTTGTCCCTCCACCAGCCGTTTGCCTGAGCATTATGCCGAAGAAATCCGCCGCATTGAAGGCGTGAGAGAAGTCATCCCTGTGCAGATTGTGGTCAACAATTGCGGAGCGTCTCTCGATGTCATCACCTTTCGAGGCGTCCCGGAAGGTCTGCTCACCAAGTTTGCACCAGAAATCTCGGTCATCTCTGGAGGCTTCGACGATTGGGCCAAACGCGACGATGGCGCTTTGCTGGGCGAAGTTTTTGCCATGCGACGCGGCCTAAAACCCGGAGACCGATTCGACGCAGCAGGCGTCAAAGTTCAGGTGTCAGGAGTCATTCGATCTCCCTTCGCGCAAGACAACAATGTCGGTTACGTGAAGCTGCCATTCCTGCAACAAGCCTCCCGCGCCGGGCTGGGAATCGTCACCCAATTTAACGTTCGCGTTCACAACGCCGCCGACCTCGACCGGGTGGCCAGAGCCATTGACGAGCGCTTTCGGACGGATCAACAGCCCACCGACACCAAGCCAGAAAAAGCCTTCTTTGCCGAAACCGCGTCTGAGTTGATTGAGCTGATCGAATTCACCCGCTGGCTCGGCGTCGGTGCCGTGCTTGCCGTGGCCGCACTGGTGGCCAATGCCCTGCTCCTCATTGTTCGCGGCAGAGTCAAGGAGAACGCGGTGTTGCGCACGCTCGGCTATCCCGGAAGAGCCATTGCGGCTCTCGTCATTGGCGAAGGCGGATTCCTCGGCTTGATGGGTGGTCTTGCAGGAGTCGGATTGTCCGCTGCCTTCCTGCGCTGGCAGAGCTTTACCTTTGGCAATGAAGGCCAAACCCTGGCCATTCAACCCGATGCCACGGTCATCGCCACCGGCATCACTTTCGCCCTCATGCTTGGCATCGCGGCTTCACTTTGGCCCGCATGGCAGGCGATGTCTCAATCCATTGTCAAAAACCTCCGCAGTTAG